The Malus domestica chromosome 13, GDT2T_hap1 genome includes a window with the following:
- the LOC103433082 gene encoding transcription factor IBH1-like 1, translating into MRNFSSCCIKREFLKKWIKGLQVCNSSSTFSKRKMTNLDRKKAIKLSADIAMASTRNGTTSWSRAVIANATDKNDGNNRIVVERILGGAAAAAAAGCPRCHPEHCEIKKASRSVSSVVHKKILKKSRRVRSTNVLRRKRAKTHPITKRLVRKKTQVLKSLVPGGQSMDELSLIEETLDYIVSLRAQVEVMRCLATTAELINGT; encoded by the coding sequence ATGCGTAATTTCAGTTCTTGTTGTATCAAACGAGAATTCCTGAAGAAATGGATAAAGGGTCTCCAAGTATGCAATAGCAGCAGCACCTTTTCGAAGAGAAAGATGACCAACTTAGACAGAAAGAAGGCTATCAAGTTGTCAGCAGATATAGCCATGGCTTCAACAAGAAATGGAACTACAAGTTGGAGCCGCGCCGTCATAGCCAATGCTACTGACAAGAACGACGGCAATAACAGAATCGTGGTCGAGCGTATACTGGgtggtgctgctgctgctgctgctgctggttgTCCTCGTTGTCATCCTGAGCACTGTGAGATTAAGAAAGCTTCAAGATCAGTGTCGTCCGTGGTGCACAAGAAGATCTTGAAAAAGAGCCGGAGGGTACGTAGTACTAATGTGTTGAGGAGGAAACGTGCAAAAACCCATCCGATTACAAAGAGATTGGTCCGGAAGAAAACACAAGTGCTCAAGAGTCTTGTTCCTGGAGGACAATCCATGGATGAGCTCTCTTTGATTGAGGAAACACTAGATTATATCGTGTCACTGAGAGCTCAGGTTGAGGTAATGCGGTGTCTTGCCACCACCGCTGAGTTAATAAATGGTACATAA